Proteins from a single region of Dysosmobacter acutus:
- a CDS encoding LysR family transcriptional regulator, with translation MDTKIVKTFLCVAELGNFTKAAEKLGYVQSTVTVQVQQLEQELGYPLFDRIGKKVALTSFGKEFLPFAYEMLHIMQKATSLGTSPSQIRGTLRIGALETLLDSNMPLILSSYKWQYPLVDIELKMGRTIDLLELLKQNQLDMLYVCEDINADPELYCCYKRREQLIFITSPEHELAKQKNVSLREIFEHTLIVTEQSGIVYKRLKNLAIREGMKLHHSFIVDSSVAIIRMVTKNLGIAFLPEYSVINQIQDGQLAKINVDMPPQTYYSQILYHTSKWVAPFAEGLVDIIRTSFPEK, from the coding sequence ATGGATACAAAAATTGTAAAAACTTTTTTATGCGTTGCTGAATTGGGTAATTTTACAAAAGCAGCAGAAAAATTGGGATACGTTCAATCTACGGTTACTGTTCAGGTACAGCAGTTGGAACAGGAATTGGGGTACCCTCTTTTTGACCGGATAGGGAAGAAAGTAGCGCTCACTTCCTTTGGAAAAGAATTTTTGCCATTTGCATATGAGATGCTGCATATTATGCAAAAGGCAACTTCACTTGGAACTTCTCCCTCCCAAATTCGGGGAACTCTCCGCATTGGCGCACTGGAAACCCTTCTTGACAGCAACATGCCGCTTATTCTTTCTTCTTATAAGTGGCAATATCCGCTTGTTGATATTGAGCTTAAAATGGGCCGTACCATCGATTTATTGGAATTACTTAAACAAAATCAACTGGACATGCTCTATGTGTGTGAAGACATCAATGCGGATCCGGAACTTTACTGCTGCTACAAAAGAAGGGAGCAGCTTATTTTTATTACAAGTCCTGAACATGAATTGGCAAAACAGAAAAACGTGTCACTGCGTGAAATTTTTGAGCATACTCTGATTGTTACGGAGCAAAGCGGCATTGTGTATAAACGGCTGAAAAATCTTGCAATTAGAGAAGGGATGAAGCTGCACCATTCTTTCATTGTGGATAGTTCAGTTGCGATTATCCGGATGGTGACTAAAAACTTAGGAATAGCATTCCTCCCTGAGTATTCTGTTATCAATCAAATACAAGATGGGCAACTTGCAAAAATTAATGTTGATATGCCCCCGCAAACGTATTACAGTCAGATTCTTTACCATACAAGCAAATGGGTTGCGCCTTTTGCTGAGGGACTCGTCGATATCATCCGAACAAGCTTTCCAGAAAAA
- a CDS encoding NAD/NADP octopine/nopaline dehydrogenase family protein, with the protein MSKMEYLKDLPVAVLGGGAVGKSCAADIKLAGREVRLFDVPPFAEKSLKDLDKTGILFDGIQRNKYCFERSGRAFIDIVTTDIEKAVKGAGHIVVSCGSWGHEAMFRAMIPYLEDGQVVNVFTDNFGCLLLRKLMREMGCTKKILVGGWSSAPYGTRLENIGKCVFPHVSAKYRAITLRGAALPMTDTDDFLEASKYLPCMDAVTNGDGPSKGNTILDVDFANVNPVIHVPATVLGVSTMENWGVIFGGYDKTSYSMYSHGLCPSICEVQYQFYGEEIQLAKAIGVGTPTYKKEMFFSRRSVLTQEYMGLDENGDDNVVFPLDQPSSEGNTGPNSIHHRYMTEDVPIGCKIYHDLGVQYGVQTPIIDAMIVLAGAMHRKNFFEASRYSLAYLGIDNMSKEELLAYLHKGVSKA; encoded by the coding sequence ATGAGCAAGATGGAGTATTTAAAAGACCTGCCAGTTGCAGTGCTTGGCGGAGGCGCAGTCGGCAAAAGCTGCGCCGCGGACATCAAACTGGCAGGCCGGGAGGTGCGGCTGTTTGACGTGCCGCCATTTGCTGAAAAGTCCCTAAAGGACCTTGACAAGACCGGCATTCTCTTTGACGGTATTCAGCGAAACAAGTACTGCTTTGAGCGCAGTGGGCGCGCGTTTATCGACATCGTGACAACAGACATCGAAAAAGCGGTCAAGGGGGCGGGGCATATTGTTGTTTCCTGTGGCTCCTGGGGACATGAGGCAATGTTCCGCGCGATGATCCCCTATTTGGAGGATGGTCAGGTTGTCAATGTGTTTACCGATAACTTTGGCTGCCTGCTGCTGCGCAAACTCATGCGGGAGATGGGTTGCACGAAGAAGATTCTTGTCGGTGGGTGGTCCTCCGCGCCTTATGGCACCCGACTCGAAAATATCGGAAAATGTGTGTTTCCGCATGTAAGTGCAAAGTACCGCGCGATTACGCTGCGCGGCGCCGCTCTCCCGATGACTGACACGGACGACTTTCTGGAAGCCTCCAAATATCTGCCGTGTATGGACGCTGTGACCAACGGCGACGGCCCATCCAAAGGCAACACGATCTTAGACGTCGACTTCGCCAACGTCAACCCCGTTATCCATGTTCCCGCCACTGTCCTTGGCGTTTCCACAATGGAAAACTGGGGTGTAATTTTCGGCGGATATGATAAAACCAGTTATTCGATGTATTCTCACGGCCTGTGCCCGTCTATTTGTGAGGTGCAATATCAGTTCTACGGCGAGGAGATTCAATTGGCAAAGGCCATCGGTGTCGGCACGCCTACCTATAAGAAGGAAATGTTTTTTTCCCGCCGCAGCGTGCTGACACAAGAGTACATGGGCCTTGATGAAAATGGCGACGACAATGTCGTTTTTCCGCTTGACCAGCCCTCTTCCGAAGGAAACACCGGCCCCAACAGCATTCACCATCGTTACATGACCGAGGACGTTCCCATCGGCTGCAAGATTTATCATGACCTGGGTGTGCAGTACGGCGTGCAGACCCCGATCATCGACGCAATGATTGTTCTGGCGGGGGCGATGCACCGGAAGAACTTCTTTGAGGCCAGCCGCTACAGCCTCGCTTATCTTGGTATTGACAACATGAGCAAAGAGGAACTCCTCGCCTATCTCCACAAGGGAGTTTCAAAAGCGTAA